The Hemiscyllium ocellatum isolate sHemOce1 chromosome 20, sHemOce1.pat.X.cur, whole genome shotgun sequence region tgttctactagcTGAATTTACTCTAGCATGATGGGTAAAATGGCCTCCTCTAAGCTGTAgccattctatgactctatgaggatcCTTGGAATTTGAGACAACCTAttgattttgaaaaataattgGACATAGCTAGGACAAAAAGAGCCAAAGGAATGGTTAATCACACCAATGATAGGTGGACAAGATGGACTTGCTGACAGCACCAAGTTAGGTAGCAAAACAAGTAAAGAAACTGTATACAGGAAATGAAATTAATGAACTAAGGAAGTGAGCAAAACTGTGGTATTTACATTTGAATGTGGAAAAGTGGGTAAGAAAGATAGGTCAAAATATGTCACTGGTCTAGTAATTCAGAAGACGAGAGTAATTTTCAGGCTACATGCCTTCAAATATCACTATCAGAATTGCAAGATAGCCTTAGTAATGATCACCATAAATCTGTCATTAATTGTgataaaatcccatctggttcactaatgttctttcagaaaaaaaagtctTAAGTGGTCTGATCTATACATGAATTCAGATCAGCAACAATATGGTTGGCTTATAACTGTTCCCCACAATCATCTCGCCAGCCAtctgttcaagggcaattaggaatggacaacaaatgctgtttTTATTAATAATGTTAGTGttcaatgaaagaataaagaaaaaaagttaaCAGTTGTTAGAAACTACAATGTGAACAGAGTTGTAGGAGTCCATGGACAGAAATGACCAAAAGGTGGAATAGACAATTAACAAAACATAAAAAATCTAATAGACAACTGGCCTTTATCCCAAGGACTTTGGAGTACCAAGAGATGGAAGTAATGTAACAGATATATAGGACTTTTGTAGACCCAATTTGGAGAATCTGTACATTGGGAAAAATATATTTTCCTTTGAGGGGGTGGAGATTCATCAATTATATCAAAAAAAAGTTAACTGATGAAGATGAGCAACTATTCCCTCAAGTTTTGAGGATCAACTAGTGATACAACTGAAGCATTTTAGATTATTATAGGATTTTGgagtaaacagatttttaaaaatcctctgGAGGAGGTGTCGAGAACAAGGAAGCATAACCTTAATTTTAAAGTCAAGCATTTCAGAGGtgatttcagaaagatttctTTAAACAAAGAGTAGTTGAAACCTAGAACTCAATTTGAGCACCAGGTCATATCtactgaaaatttcaaaactgagattaaTCAATTTTGTTGGGTATTAGTAGTAAAGGTTATGGAACTCATGTCACTAGATCGAGTTAGGATCCAGATGTCCTGAattcacattgaatggtggaacagacttgagggctgaatgacctaccttCACAAGTTTCTCTGGTTTAATGACTGTGTTGAAAGGGGGCCATATTGAAAATGTTAAAACAATGCTAATATTTTCAGGAATAAATGTAAAAAATGTTGGAAGTATGGGAGCACCTGTGCAAAGAGAAATAGAGTTtcaaatgtttcaaatccagtaactcttcactggaagttcaaAAGTTCCAAATTTATAAAAATGCATTAATTCTATTCCCAGTAATTTTGTTCCCACTTTTAAATTGTACTTATTCACCTGACCAATATTTCCCACAGCTTAAAGGCACCATTCATGTCGCTCCGCTTTCACTAAATGTTTTGGGCTATTTTCCATTTAAAAAGTATAATTCAGTTGCCTTAATCCCTTGTTTGAGTAAAGCCATGGAATGTGATGGCGTCTCCAGATCAATACTTAAAATCCCAGTATGCATCTATTCCCTCTGAGGAAATTCACACCCATTGATTCCAGAACAATGCTTATTTATGATAAACAAGATGAGAGAATGATGCATTATATCAAATATGGCAACATTTGTCTGAGGTAAGGCAAGGTTAGTTAAGAAAATTAAAACTAAACTGTCACGGCAAACATTCCCAGGAtaagggattcagggtgagcttgccaattggatacataattggcttaatggctggagacagagagtaatagtagAGGGTTGCCTTttggactggagtcctgtgaccagcagtgttccacagggatcagttctgggtcctcttcatttgttgtttatataaatgatttggatgagaatatagcaggcatggtttgtaagtttgcgaATGCCAAGATTGGAAAcattgtagacagtgaagaagattttctaagattacgaaaagatcttgatcaaatggatcaatggactgaaaattggcagatggagttcaaactgcataaatatgaggtattgcattttggtacaacaaaaaagggtagggcttatacaattaatggtaggtccTTGGGTAGATATGTaaaacagagggacctgggggtGCAGGtatatcattttttaaatttgcatcacatataggcagggtggttaaaaaggcatttggcatgcttggcttcattgctcagtccttagaatataggagttgggaagtcaggcTGAggttctacaggacattggtgaggcctctttccAGAATACTGTTTCCCGGTCTGTTACCCAGTTAAAGAGGAGGGATATTATCaatttggagagagttcagaagagatttaccagtggGTATGGAAGATGATTTGTAAAGAAAGGCGGGTAGACagttttgttttcacttgagtgtcagagggtgagaggcgacttgatagaagtttataaaacaatgaggtaTTGATAGAGTTAATAGTCGGTGTCTTTCCactaggatgagggatttcaagattaagggccacagttttaaggtgagaggagagagattttaaaaaggcatgcgGGGCAAATTTATTTACAGAGGGTTGTTCACatttgaaatgaacttcctgaggaagtgatgggtgggggtacaattacaatgtttaaagtacatttggatagatacaagaataggaaaagtttggaggaatatgggccaggagcaggcaggtgggactagtttagtttgagattatattcggcatggactggttggaccaaagggtctgtttctgtgctgtatgactctatgactctaagtacagcACATTAAATAATCTCATTAAACATTCCAAGGGCAGGAACATTACTGATATGTATAGAGAAACCCTCCTCCATAAGGTTCTATACAGCACAACAGAGACAGCACTGGTTAGATATAAAGAATATTTTAACTGCAAATTATGAGCACAGGTCACCTTGTTCcaccatccaataagatcatggctagtcTGATTGTGGACTCAACTCCATAGAGTAACACTCCTCCAGGTCataccatcaaacactcccagggctaGTACAACACTgattagatatagagtaaagttCTATCTTCGCCAGCAGTATTAAACAAATGATCTGCCGCCCATCTCCCTCAGAGGCTGACTGGCTGATGAGTAAAGTTCCTTGCTGCTGTGGAATAGAGTTCCCCAGCTTGTCTTCTGTCCTGAAATGCCATCACTCTCTTTGTCCCAGAGCTTTGTTCTGCTGTTAAACAAGTTGGTCAGGAAaatgaaattgagaaaaagtcAAGAGACAGAAATCCTGCTCTGCCCTTGTAAAGGAGCAAAGTAGAAAggttgaaagaaaggaaagagctGAGAGAAAGATGAACAGCTGGTGAGTGAGTGCACTGAGATAGGAAAATGAATTCATTATCTGAGACCAAATTCAGGTCAATACACTAAGAGATTACATCCAGTGATTGCTAACACTGAAAGGCCATATTCAGCAATAATTGATGCTCATCAACAAAATCCAGAAATCACTAACAGCATGAGATCAAATCCAAGAATCTCTTTGGAATTGCACCCTTTGGCTTATTTTGCTTTTCCTTATTTTTCACATTTTTCTGCTTTATATTTAATCTCTTATCCTGTCAATTTTATTCCTATCTATAACCTATTGCAATTTACTGCAATCAAAGTTCACAATGCTTTCAAGAACTGTGTCATCTGCAGAATTTTAAATTTTGCCCTGTCCATCCAAGTTTAGATCAGGAATATATATCAAGAAAAAAGAAGCCCTAATCCTTATCCTAATACTAACTCCTATAGAATACATTTGGATTTCCTTTAATGTTAGCTGCTAGTCTCTTCTCATAATCTTTTTTTGTCTCACATTTCTCCTTTTCCACTTCCCTTTTTAACTTCCTACATTTCGCCGGAATTTTAGATGTATTTTCTATCATAATAGCCTCTGTTTCTGCTTCATCTTATTTTCTTCCCTTATGGAAAGATCATACTTTGGGTGTCTTGCAAGGGAATGTACCTTGACTGTACCCAAATCATCTCCTTTTTAAACAGATCCTGTTGTTCCATTTTGCTTGCCAATCTTTGAAAACAATTTTCTTGGAACAGATCCATTTCTACCCCTTTGAAATTGGTTAATCCCAAATTAATTATATTTACTCCAGATTGTTTCTTACCCTTCTCTGTAGCTAATCTAGATATTATGATACAATGATCTCTGTTCCTcaattttccatgactaatgtATTATCTGGTAATGCCTCATTTTTCACTGGGTAAGAGATATATGGATCAAGAAAATTTTTCTGACTACAAATATTAGAGATTATTCCCCCTTCTCTGCTCTTTGCACTGTTACTATTTCAGTCTATATTGGGGTAATTAAAATCCTATATTATAGCTATATCGATTCCACTCCTCTGTAATTTCTCATCAAAATTTGCTCCTCTGTCTTTCCCACTAATTTGTGGCATATTAGAATATGCTCAATTGTGTTATGATACCTCAATTGTTACTCACTTCAAGCCAAATAGACCCTGTTATTGACACTCCTCACCCTACTGCCACCTCAGACACCCTTACTGTCTAACTCTGACATTCTCTTTAATCAATATCACCAACcgtcctcctttctttccttctatATCTTTACTGAAGACTTTGTATCCAGGAATATTCAAGGTCCATTCTTGCCCCTTTTTGATCCAGCTCTCAGTTACCAGTACAATATCATATTCTCATGTGACTATTTGCACCTTCAGCTCACCAAACTTACTTGTGTCTTTATATGCAAGCACAATACATACAATTTAGACCTCTAAATTATATACAAAAAATACAATGAATTTTGTCTTACCCTCACCTCACTTAACACCTTTTTTTATACCTTACTTAACACCCTAACATTTCTTAACAACTTCTCTTAATTTTTTGTGCaccttattttctttttaaaatgttacctGCTGTTTCTGATTCCCCCTTCCAAATTCATTTCAACACTCCACACCACACTGACCTAGTCTATGAAGATGTTGGCCCTAGTCTTGTTCAGAGGTAACTTGGGTGGTCTGTATAAGCTCCATCTCCCCAAGAAATGATCCTAATGTTCCAATAATCCTCCCTCTTGCATCATACCCTAGCCATACATTCATTGGCTTTATCCTTCCATTTCTATACTCCCTAGCACATGGCAGTAAATGTAACCTGGAGTTTTCTAGCTTTCAGATCCTGCTTGCAAGTTTCATTCCTAGATCCCTAAAATCTGTCTGCAGGATGTCATACCTCTTTTTACTTTACATTATTGAGACTGAACATGATCATTGCTTGCTCACTCTCCATCCTCAGAGTGCTCTACAGCCACTCAGTGACTTTGACACTGGCAACATACCATACTGGAGTCATGTCTGCAGCCTTGGAAATGCTTTTCTGTCCTCTAACTATGGGAAACTTTATCATTATTGCTTTTGCAGTCTCCTCCGTCTGCTTGTACAGCTGAGCCAACTGTATGGTGCTTGTACAGTGCCATGGACTTGGCTCTAGTTGCACTATAAAATATTGGATGAAGAGTGAGATACACTCAGGTAACTCTTGCACTATCTGCCTTGTTTTCTTTAATGATTTGACAGAAACCCATTCCTCCTCTGCCTCACACTGTTAAACTATGGGCTAACCACCTTCAGAAAATTGTTATTCTCATAAGTCTTGACTTCACAGATGCATTGCGGTGATGCCAACTGCTGTTAAAGCTCCTTTACATGGATCTCAAGTTGCACCAGTTGACAATGCTTCCTGCATAAGATATTGTCTAGGGCATGCAATCCATCACGTGCAACAGTAAACACATTCCACTGAAATCCTCACAGAAATGACAAAAACCTATACGTATTAGTCCAGCTTGTCACCctccacactcctctctctccagGTGCCTGCAGCTGGAAATAACAGTGTTGGTTCAACTCTCATTGTGGCAAAGAGAAGACATTCATTGATGAGGTAAGTGGGGTTGGCGCATTGGAATATGTATCATGGCTAGGAGACCAGACAAAGTTGCGCCTGGAGCTAGTAGAAACCAGGTGTGAAGATCTAAGGACCAGAAATGTATGGGTTAAGTGGGCATAATGGGCAGTCTTGGAGCAGGGAGATTATAACACTGGCATTCTAGGTGTCATGAACATGATGGGTCGAGAGCAGGAGGAGGGGGTTTGTGGGTCTGAGAGTATGAGGAGGTGTATGTCGGCCTGGTTGTCTGGGAACTGAGGAAATGCATGTCTAAGAGCCAGGGGAATGGAGGTGTGATCCAATGGACTGGCAGCCAGGTGATTTTGATGTTTGGGAACCAGGGGTGGAGGAATGGGGACAGTATAGGGTTTGGAAGCTGGATGTGAGTGCATTTAGAGGTTGGGATCTGGGCAAGTGAAAATATGAGGATTTGGGAGGCAGTACTGTCTTCTCTGGTCACTGGAGATCGGAGGGTATGCGTGTGTAAGTTTGAGAGTCAGGAGTGTTAAGTTAGAGCTTTAGGATATGTAAGCTAAGAGAGTTTGGCTTTAGCAATCTAAGGATTTGGGAGCTATGAATGTATAGGTTTTGGCTTTTGTAAGCCAGCATGGTGCAGGTTCAAAGTTCAGTAGACAAGGAGGCTGTAGGCTTAGAGTCCTGCAAGCCAGGAGGGTGCAGTTGTAGggattcatggaatcatagaatccctacagtgtggaagcagaccattaagcccatcgaatccacactgaccctctgatgagcaccccacccagacagcCCCTCATCCccgtaaccatgcatttcccatggcaaatccacctagactgcacaggacttggacactatgggcaatttagcatggccaatccacctaacctgcacatctttggacagtgggaggaaactgtagtaCTGCAAGGAAACTCACGCAAacatgggaagaacatgcaaactccacacagtcacccaagggtgcaatcaaatccaggtcccactgtgaggcagcaatactaaccactgaaccagtgTGCCACCCAGAAAGCCAAGAGCATGCATATTTGGGATTTGGGGTTTTGGGAGCTGGAGGAGTGCAGGTTTTGGGAGCTGGGAAAGTAAGGGTTAGAAGCTGGTAGCTGTGAAGATGCAATTCTGGAGGTTTGGGAGCAAAGATGATGTGGGGAAGTGTGAGTTCATGGAATCAGGAGGTTCAGATTTGAGGTTAAGGAGATGGGAGTTTGCAGATTTGTACATTTAAGAGCCGGAAGGATGTGAATTTTGGCGTTTGTGAGTAGGCACACAGTAGGTTGGGGTTTGGTAGCCAGGAGGGTATAGAATTGGGAGTATTCAGAAGGTAGGAAAAGTGTAGAATTGGTAAGGTTGGGAGCTGAGAGGGTGTAGGTTTGGGGCTCTGGGTGCCAGTAGGGTATGAGTTTGGGAATCTGGCAACCAGAAGAATGTAGGATTGGATATTTGGAAACTGGGAAGATATAAAGTTTGAACCAGGAGGGATGCTATTTTGTGGGTTTAGGAGCTGGGAAAGTGTGGAGTTGGTGCTTAGGACGTGAACGGGTGAGTGTTTTGGGATTCGGGTGGCGGGAGGGTGTGGATTTTTGGTTTGGGGAGGcagggggtgtgggtctggggttTGGGAGCTGCGAGGGTGCCGGATCTGGGATTCGAGAGCCGGGAGGGTATGGGTCTGGTGTTTTGGCGGTGGGAGGATATGGGTTTCGGTATATGGGAGGAGGGAGGGTGCCGGTTTGGGAGGCGGAACGGTGTGGGTCTAGGTTTTCGTGGTGGGAGGGTATGGGTTTCGGTGTTTGGGAGCCGGGAGGGTGCGGGTTAAGCAGCTGGTGGCTTTGGCGGGAGGGGCAGGCGGAGGGCGGGGGTAGGATGTCAATCAGGAGCGGGGCGCCGACCCGGGATTTCGCCTCTCTCCGGGACACGGATATTTAACCTGAAGCCGGAGGCTCGGCATCAGTGCAGCAGCAACAGGAGGCAAGAGGCAGAGACAAGGCGGCCCCCCCGGATCAGCACCGGGATCATCCCAGGATCAACCTGGCATCAACACCGGGATCATTCCAGGATCAGCACCGGGATCAACCCGGCATCAACACCGGGATTAACCCGGGATCAATCCAGGATCAGCACTGGGATCAATCCGGGATCCTCTCCGGGATCAGCGCTAACAACCTCGGTGCCGGTGGAGCTGGGGCCGGACGAGCCCCTGTGTCCGGTGTGGAGCCCAGGAAGCGGGCCGGCCTGGGCCGGAGCCGCCGCGCTCTCTCCCGGGCTCCGGGCCGCCTCTCACCCCGGCTCCTGTCATCCCGTCTAGACAGTTTGTGGCGGTGAGTCCTGGCGTTGCCATGGCGACAGGCAGCAAGCCGACGTGAATTTTGGGGTAAAGAAGCTGGAAAAAAGGCTGCTTTCTGGTGCTTCTCACTTTCCGGAGGTGGATCGGTGGAAAAAAGGCGAGGAGGGAAAAGGAGGCgagagagtgaaagtgagagagtgagggagaggctgCGAGAGACAGCAGCTTAATCCGGCAGCAAAGTTAAACCTCAGCACGTCCTGTACGTGCCCGTCATTCAAAGCCCAGTGTGTTCTATTAAAAGTATCAGTCTGCTCGCTTTGCTGCCTATTTATAAACCTCTGGGCTCGCCGAACTGGCCCGTTTAAAACATGGAGCTGCCACAGTATATGCTAAGCTGCTTCTGCATGCTGCTACTGCAGCACGGACTCTGCCAGCCTTATCTGCACCTCCGGCCCGTTCCCAGTGACAGTTTGCCCGTGGTGGACATTATCGAACACCCGGACCCAGACAACGATCCCAAGGACAACGATCTGGACGAACGGGCTTTGCGGAAGAAGCTCGGCAGCCACTTCGATCCCAACTTcatgtccatcactctgcccCAACTGGACGACTCTCCGTCCCGGGACCCGAACTCCAGGTTCAAACCCTTGGGCGCCATGCCCAACGACATCAAGAGGTTGGATTTGTCCGAGACCCCTTATGGGAGGAAAATGAAGTTGGGTAAAAAGGCCAGAAGGAAGTTCCAGCAATGGCTTTGGTCCTACACATACTGTCCGGTGATGTACACATGGAAGGACCTGGGAGGCCGCTTCTGGCCTCGGTTTGTTAAAGAAGGCAACTGTTACAACGAGAGGTCCTGTTCATTCCCCGAAGGGATGCTGTGTAAACCTGTCAAATCCATTAGCAAGACTTTCTTAAGGTGGTATTGCCAAGGATGGTCAAAACCCAAGTACTGCACGTGGATACCTGTCCAATATCCAGTCATTTCCGAGTGCAAGTGTTCCTGTTAAAGGGAGAAATGTTCTCATGCAGACTGGGTGAATCCTATATACAGATGGTCTATAGTATAACAGCGCCCTATAGTGAAATCTATTTTTATATATCGCATTCTAAAGAAGCGCCAGCTTTTTATCTATATAACACAATGAGAGTTGCAGAAAATCATGGACTTTTtttgcggggggtgggggggggaggtgggtgagggtggggtggggagaactAACGGACCATAATGAAGTTCTATCAGAGGAAAGGGGTATTCGCAATCCACACTGCGGGCCCTGACCGCTGACTTTGAGAACTAGCAGCAGCTCCGAACAACTCTAGCCTGGGTTTCCATTCACTGAATCCTAATAACTGCCTTTAATGCCATGTgcctagtttttttttgtaaaataataataattattataaaaagttgaggtgaaGATATTACAGAGTGAAATCTCAGCTTTCCAATACAATATAGGAGTGTAGAAGAGTAAAATCTTGTGTCCAATTATTTATTACTTTAACGTTTGTTGATATAATGTAGATGATACCGTGACATTTGGAAATGTTTACTTGAATATTCTTTCTAAAACAAAACATATCAATGTAAATATAATGGTTCAATGTTTTTAGCAATAAAATCTCATCTTTGAAACAAAGAGGTTTGGAAATCTGACAGCATTCAGAGCCTTGGCTTCTTTGAGTGCGAGAGAGTGATTCTGCTGCAGAATAAAACAGTCTTCATGATCTATCTGAACGTAGGCAGCCCTTCATCATTTCAGTCATTCGGAGCTGCCATTGAAACGTCCCGTCCCTGCAGCCTTCACAAGCCGCCCTGCCGGGAATCTGTACTGTTCCATCTGCAGCTTTAACGAACTTTATGTGATTGTGTATTCACCCAGTTTTCTAAATGAGATCACAGGTAATGAACAGTTACAAACGGTGCTTAGATTCCAGTCACGGAAGATATCTGTCAACTATAAAGCCGCATGTGTGTAGCTGCTTATAGTTCGTCTATCAAATAAGTGCTGTCTAGGGAACTAATATCAGTTGCAATAAACAGGACAAAGAGGTTTGTTTTATACAAAATAACAGCATTGTTTCAAAGTCTATTCGTTTGTAAAAACTTTGATTTAAAATTTTGAGAATAGAATAATTGCAGCGTTTGTCCTGGAAGAAGCAAGCTCGGGGCAGGTCTGCGGAGATCCCGACATAAacaggtgaaaaaaaaatcagactacttaaaaaacaaacaaatcaaaaagatgtttttaatttggaatgtgtccagcaggaTTGGGGACACGTTGTCTGGGCATCTGAGTGGgttacccctcccccccaccctcacacaaacacagatatttATACAGCGATGCAGCCTTGTCTCGAACTTACTTGCTAAGAAATGTGTTGAAACTTTACAGGCCGCTTTCACTGGACTAAATGGATAAGGAGTGGGGAACAGCACGGAATGGAATAGGCAGCTGATAGGAGCGCTTTGCTCTGTCTGCTCCCTCGGCGTTTTTCCAATCTCCAGCAAGCCCAAACACTGTAGCTGTTATAACTGGTGCTCGCTAACAGACTTGAACGCGGCTCGGCTGTTTTCTGAGGCGCCGCTTCGTGACTTGTTGCTCAGACTGGAACTCATTCTGCGAATAATTTCGTCACATTGCTAATTTGAAATGTATGTTCAGACTGAGATTAGACCTGATCCTGATTACAGCAAGCACTCGCTGTGCACTTCTTTTCACATAGCTAAatataattatttatttattaaagAAGACTTTTTTTGGGACGCCAAGGCGCGCTGCCAGTTACTGCAGAGAGAATCCTCATACAGGTTTTCTTTCTGAGGGAGAGTCTAGTGACGCCTGGTATTTCTGGGACTGTGAAAGGCTCTCTGATGTATTACGGCGTTGCAAAGCCCCTAGCTTGATCCCTGTGTGCAGTTGGATTGAGAGTCTCAGGCTGGGCTACGAGCAGATGCTGTCGGCTGACTCATAGGCGCCGCTCAGCCGCCCCCTCTCGACAGCTCGGAATGTAGCACTAAGACCCTACACACACAAAAATCTGTTAACCCCCTCCGCACCTTTCTCACACAGCCTTTCCACCGTTGATATAGCTCGGGGCTCTCATCCGGAATTACAGTTAATAAATGTGTAGTTCCTATAGTCCTGTTAACTCCATCCGCCCAGGAACTTCAACATTCGGCCAGATGTCAAAGGGCGTTCTAAGGATTTGAAAAATTCAATAGCTCCATTTTTATTTGTTTGCAATCTGATTATCTGACGTGACATCTCGGAGGCGCTTGCGGCGGAATGATTAACATTCTCTTTTTCATGTGAAACAGAAAAAATTAAATTCAGACAAAATAGCAAGGCTGGCAGGAATCATCTGCGCTATTATGTGCCTCAATATTTTCTGTATATTGATTGGCGGGAGTGTACAGATAGCTGAGGGGAGCAGTCAGCTGCAGTGCCACCGTGCTTAGACCTTCAGCGCTGTAACACCCCATTGAAAAGCAGCTTTATCAGAGAGACCGTTCAAACCCAGTCCACCTCCTATGTCTGTTGGCTGTGAAGTAACGGCATGGAGTGGGTTTGACCCAATGTTAACCCATTTCCTAGTGGGCACGTTGCCACTGTACAAAACCTTCCCTAATTTAGCACTAAAATGATATTCCTATTCAGAGAGGCCCAAGGAGGGCTgggaaatgaataaaagaaatcaCATTGGCGTAATGGGGACGGGGAGGCGCATTGAAGAGATGTTGCTGAGGTATATTGTTCTGGCACTAAAGGAAGCCTTATTTTGGATCTTAACCCTGTGTTGTACCTGCGCTATGAGTATAGGAACAGTGCAAAGGGAtttttactctgtacctaacccgtGTTTTACCTATTCCATGAGTTTTTGAAGGAACAATGTAGAGATTTATTCTATATGTAACCATGTGCTGTACCTGCGTGGATGTGTTTGGCGGCGACAGTGtaagctttactctatatctaatgGATGCTGTACTTGCCTTGGGAGCCATATATTGAGACAGCAATACCTGAAACGAAATTTTCTTCGTTCTCCTGCACTAACATTTTTCACACCAAAGAATACAAAATTCCAGGCATTTGGCAGCTTTAATTCAATGCCGAAAAATCATTTCACTAATAAGTCAAATAATGATGGCGATTGTTGTAATATGTTTGCTGACAATAATAATTGATCAAACT contains the following coding sequences:
- the nog2 gene encoding noggin-2 is translated as MELPQYMLSCFCMLLLQHGLCQPYLHLRPVPSDSLPVVDIIEHPDPDNDPKDNDLDERALRKKLGSHFDPNFMSITLPQLDDSPSRDPNSRFKPLGAMPNDIKRLDLSETPYGRKMKLGKKARRKFQQWLWSYTYCPVMYTWKDLGGRFWPRFVKEGNCYNERSCSFPEGMLCKPVKSISKTFLRWYCQGWSKPKYCTWIPVQYPVISECKCSC